In Halalkalibaculum roseum, a single window of DNA contains:
- a CDS encoding PAS domain S-box protein — MTNKNYTVLIVEDDRDDAELIRLELKKSDSIFDFAIVDSVEDLKAFLDKAIPDIIISDYNLPGFTGLDALKIVRDRIPDIPFILCSGFIGEEQAVDAVRKGVNDYCLKNNLGRLGISVERELKNYESQRENQLKHQLVLATFNASGLSVAIIDKDGKFTKVNNQFTELTGYSDEELVGMSYLDLNEKEKLVEAENVFNRIISEGGVFTNEWKLIRKDNRDCYVKSTITQIEDERFGNYIISYVQDISERKRLRAIRKHSEVMSNVGGWELDLMLDRIYCNGLVLDLFDLPDGLELAGKTLIEKLDTESQEIFKCAIEKSIKDGLAFDKILQSSRDNDAKKLIHVSGVPQQVEGRTVRIYGTFRDVTEEESRNEEIRKLSQVASRMHNGVIIFNDKIEVEWVNDSFLKATGYESKDFIGTGFGELLAGNETDAASIQEGISSFRQEQPFRQEFLIYTNEGEKKWFEIDVNPFYDKVKEKQKFIGIQEDITKRKLLEKEREEALVNLQERIKEQTCLYNISSLGGTSIQKLLGKAVSLLAPGWQYPHITAASIEFGERVYQSNEYRDTDWKLEIERECLNGLLLKISVVYLQDMPVLDEGPFIKEEVALIDSIASHLVLKINHLMNRRELLEKERRLDKMSQISRIGYWELDLDKYVVYWSDMVKQIFDVSEDYLPDLETVFCFYKSGEDRKTMTRSVENAINHGKSFDVELRINTTNGEELWTRSIGEPEMDEDGICKHLSVSFQDIDNQKRTKIASERSRLLLETISDKTEAAIWVRDREGRHQFVNEKWKKIFELSDKQVIGKTAFELIDKVTAREFQKNDKKVLDTNRPIKYEEKVSTLRGDCHYLTNMFPMGEIPGVGKSTGGIATDITERKQVEEKLKFNSRLLNEIGEAVISTDPDGKIIYWNRAAEQLYGWSTKEALGENIIDITPSIASRELASDIFSKLLAGESWYGEFEVSRKDGSVFLAMVTNSPVIDETGNLVAVIGISSDITERKANEQIIKKSLKEKELLLSEIHHRVKNNLAIISGLIILQLEDIEDQKFKEILKKSSNRIHSIAMVHELLYQSDNFADIPFEEYIKNLVSTIEDSISFDNKEVVMNTEVNLDSLNINQAIPLGLMLNELITNSLKYAFANNERGEITVNITRSDHNINVIYEDNGKGYPDDIEFTGTAGLGHTLIHTLLKQLAGDFNVQTKGKFRLEFQFEEHIQGAHSNI; from the coding sequence ATGACAAATAAAAACTATACCGTCTTAATCGTTGAAGACGATAGGGATGACGCCGAGCTAATCAGGCTTGAGCTAAAAAAATCGGATTCGATCTTTGACTTTGCAATTGTTGATTCCGTCGAAGACCTTAAGGCATTCCTGGACAAGGCTATACCCGATATCATAATTTCGGATTACAATCTGCCTGGTTTTACGGGCTTAGATGCCTTAAAGATTGTCCGCGATAGAATCCCTGACATACCCTTTATCCTATGTTCGGGTTTTATAGGCGAGGAGCAAGCCGTTGATGCCGTTAGAAAAGGGGTGAATGATTATTGCCTTAAAAATAATCTCGGAAGGCTGGGAATATCCGTTGAAAGAGAGCTGAAAAACTACGAATCGCAAAGAGAGAACCAGCTTAAACACCAGCTGGTTCTGGCTACGTTTAATGCTTCCGGACTTTCCGTAGCCATCATTGATAAAGACGGAAAATTCACCAAGGTAAATAACCAATTTACGGAACTGACAGGTTACTCGGATGAAGAATTGGTCGGCATGTCATATCTGGACCTGAATGAGAAGGAGAAATTAGTCGAGGCGGAAAATGTATTTAATAGAATTATTTCGGAGGGCGGGGTCTTCACCAATGAGTGGAAACTGATACGCAAGGATAACAGGGATTGCTATGTAAAGTCAACGATAACACAGATTGAGGATGAGAGGTTCGGGAATTACATTATCTCCTATGTTCAGGATATATCAGAGCGGAAACGGCTTCGGGCGATTCGGAAACATTCGGAAGTAATGTCTAATGTCGGTGGATGGGAGTTGGACCTCATGCTTGACAGAATCTATTGCAACGGCTTGGTACTTGATCTCTTTGATCTGCCTGATGGTTTGGAGCTGGCTGGAAAAACGCTGATCGAAAAATTGGATACCGAATCACAGGAAATATTCAAGTGCGCTATCGAAAAATCCATCAAAGATGGACTTGCCTTCGATAAAATTCTTCAATCTTCAAGAGATAACGATGCGAAGAAGCTGATTCATGTTTCAGGAGTGCCACAGCAAGTAGAGGGAAGAACCGTACGCATTTATGGAACCTTTCGTGATGTAACTGAGGAGGAAAGCAGAAACGAGGAGATTAGAAAACTTTCGCAGGTCGCCAGCAGGATGCACAACGGAGTGATCATATTCAACGATAAAATAGAAGTGGAGTGGGTAAATGATTCCTTTTTAAAAGCCACGGGATATGAATCCAAGGATTTCATCGGTACGGGCTTCGGAGAATTACTGGCGGGAAACGAGACCGATGCTGCGTCAATTCAAGAGGGCATTTCCAGCTTCAGGCAAGAACAACCATTCAGGCAGGAATTTTTAATATACACCAATGAAGGCGAAAAAAAATGGTTTGAAATTGATGTTAACCCGTTCTACGATAAGGTAAAGGAAAAGCAAAAATTCATTGGGATTCAGGAGGATATTACCAAAAGAAAGCTTTTGGAAAAAGAACGGGAAGAGGCACTGGTGAATCTGCAAGAACGGATTAAGGAGCAGACCTGCCTGTATAATATTTCTTCCCTTGGAGGGACGTCAATTCAAAAACTGCTTGGAAAAGCTGTAAGCCTTCTGGCACCGGGCTGGCAGTACCCACATATAACCGCCGCATCCATAGAATTTGGAGAACGGGTATACCAAAGTAACGAATATCGTGATACCGATTGGAAATTAGAGATTGAACGGGAATGTTTAAATGGGCTTCTACTCAAAATAAGCGTTGTTTACCTGCAAGATATGCCTGTATTAGACGAAGGTCCCTTTATCAAGGAAGAGGTAGCACTGATAGACTCTATTGCCAGTCATTTGGTATTAAAAATCAATCACTTGATGAACAGGCGGGAGCTGCTGGAGAAAGAACGCAGGCTGGATAAAATGAGTCAGATTTCTCGAATCGGCTATTGGGAATTGGATTTGGATAAGTACGTGGTGTACTGGTCTGACATGGTGAAACAAATTTTCGATGTATCTGAAGATTATCTGCCCGATTTGGAAACGGTCTTTTGTTTTTACAAATCCGGCGAAGACAGGAAAACCATGACCCGATCCGTTGAAAATGCTATTAACCATGGCAAGTCTTTTGATGTGGAATTGCGGATTAATACGACTAACGGGGAGGAGCTTTGGACCCGATCTATCGGTGAGCCTGAAATGGATGAAGATGGGATTTGTAAACACCTGAGCGTGAGTTTTCAGGATATTGATAACCAAAAACGAACTAAAATTGCATCAGAGCGAAGTCGGTTGCTGCTAGAGACCATCTCCGACAAGACGGAGGCGGCGATCTGGGTGCGTGACCGTGAAGGCAGGCACCAATTTGTGAATGAGAAGTGGAAGAAGATATTTGAACTGAGCGACAAGCAGGTAATCGGGAAAACAGCTTTTGAGCTTATTGATAAAGTAACGGCCAGGGAGTTTCAAAAAAATGATAAAAAAGTATTGGATACCAACCGGCCAATTAAATATGAAGAGAAGGTCTCTACCCTCCGGGGGGATTGCCACTATCTTACCAATATGTTTCCCATGGGCGAGATCCCGGGAGTGGGAAAATCTACCGGTGGGATAGCTACGGATATTACCGAGCGCAAACAAGTGGAGGAAAAGCTAAAGTTTAACTCCCGATTGCTGAATGAAATAGGAGAAGCAGTCATATCCACGGATCCGGATGGAAAAATTATATATTGGAATCGTGCGGCCGAACAGCTTTATGGCTGGTCGACAAAGGAAGCGCTGGGCGAAAATATTATTGATATCACTCCTTCTATAGCCTCGCGAGAACTGGCTTCTGATATTTTTTCCAAATTACTTGCCGGAGAAAGCTGGTATGGTGAATTCGAAGTGAGTCGTAAAGACGGATCCGTTTTTCTGGCCATGGTAACCAATTCTCCCGTGATTGATGAAACGGGCAATTTGGTAGCTGTCATCGGGATATCTTCTGATATCACCGAACGCAAAGCTAACGAACAAATAATTAAAAAGTCACTAAAAGAGAAAGAGCTGTTACTTTCTGAGATTCACCATAGGGTAAAAAATAACCTGGCTATTATCTCTGGTCTCATAATACTTCAATTAGAGGATATTGAGGACCAAAAATTCAAGGAGATCCTTAAAAAGAGTAGTAACCGAATCCATTCCATTGCAATGGTGCACGAGCTGCTTTATCAGTCGGATAATTTTGCAGACATACCCTTCGAGGAGTATATCAAAAATCTTGTATCAACTATTGAGGATAGCATCAGTTTTGATAATAAAGAGGTAGTCATGAATACGGAAGTTAATCTGGACAGTTTGAATATTAACCAGGCAATTCCATTAGGCCTAATGTTAAATGAGCTTATCACAAATTCATTAAAATACGCCTTCGCAAACAATGAACGTGGAGAAATTACGGTCAACATCACACGCTCGGATCATAACATTAACGTCATTTATGAAGATAATGGAAAAGGATATCCTGATGACATTGAATTTACAGGTACCGCCGGTCTAGGACACACCTTGATTCATACATTGCTGAAACAGCTGGCTGGTGATTTTAATGTTCAGACCAAAGGAAAATTCAGATTGGAGTTTCAATTTGAAGAACACATACAAGGAGCCCATTCCAACATTTGA
- a CDS encoding response regulator, with protein sequence MKNQEPYILLVEDNPDDVELTMLAFKKNNFANEIHVVEDGEEALAFLFGNHSEGVDKRGLPMIILLDLMLPKIDGHEVLREIKSKKPTKLIPVVILTSSKEEEDILKGYELGANSYVRKPVDYKGFVEVVNNLGVYWLAINQPYLNDK encoded by the coding sequence GTGAAAAATCAGGAACCGTATATACTACTGGTGGAAGATAATCCCGACGACGTCGAGCTGACCATGCTGGCATTCAAGAAAAATAATTTTGCCAATGAAATTCATGTTGTTGAGGATGGTGAAGAAGCATTGGCTTTTCTTTTTGGTAATCATTCCGAAGGAGTAGACAAAAGAGGCCTGCCTATGATCATATTGCTTGATTTGATGCTCCCGAAAATTGACGGTCACGAAGTACTGAGAGAGATTAAAAGTAAAAAACCTACAAAATTGATTCCGGTAGTGATTCTGACTTCTTCCAAGGAAGAAGAAGATATTTTAAAAGGTTATGAACTTGGAGCCAACAGCTATGTACGTAAACCGGTGGATTACAAGGGTTTTGTTGAGGTGGTAAATAACCTGGGAGTCTATTGGCTGGCTATAAATCAACCCTACTTAAATGACAAATAA
- a CDS encoding sensor histidine kinase, translating to MFESFPSGLLVLELDDTCTPPSFRQVNVNEAACRVTGMEMKSNNGKPWREMYPGLAQTVLTDIILDTISTGKTKHWEVEREGTGKSGKQVGGFVWFISKQVVGITFNDMPGEESQKKGLDKGFVRQSVQLESAIDELESFTYSVAHDLRAPLRRLDGFSQELLNEYSEQLDETGKHYLNRIRVAAQKMGSLIDDLLKLSRISKKNIETEYFDLGTLALELVEELREWDTEREVAFHNEGDLGIHADKGLFRSLMQNLLSNAWKFSSDRKPAQIKVGSTVHKNRKTYYVQDNGVGFDMKFAGKLFRAFQRLHSEKKFEGTGIGLATVQRIINRHGGRIWAESKPEKGATFYFYLTENKPQETK from the coding sequence ATGTTTGAATCTTTTCCATCAGGATTGCTGGTATTGGAATTAGATGATACCTGTACTCCTCCTTCCTTCCGACAAGTCAACGTTAATGAAGCCGCTTGCCGGGTTACCGGTATGGAAATGAAATCCAATAATGGAAAGCCATGGAGGGAGATGTATCCGGGGCTTGCCCAAACGGTCTTAACAGACATCATACTGGATACTATTTCAACCGGTAAGACGAAACATTGGGAGGTAGAGCGGGAAGGTACCGGGAAGTCAGGCAAACAAGTAGGCGGCTTTGTCTGGTTTATTTCAAAACAGGTGGTAGGTATTACTTTTAATGACATGCCTGGAGAAGAGTCACAAAAAAAAGGATTGGATAAAGGGTTTGTAAGGCAGAGTGTGCAGCTTGAGTCAGCAATTGATGAGTTAGAATCCTTTACCTATTCGGTAGCGCACGACTTGAGAGCTCCTTTGAGAAGGCTCGATGGGTTTAGTCAGGAATTGTTAAACGAATACAGCGAACAACTTGATGAAACAGGCAAACACTACCTGAATCGCATTCGAGTTGCCGCCCAGAAAATGGGCAGTCTTATCGATGACCTTCTGAAACTATCCCGAATTTCGAAAAAAAATATCGAGACCGAATACTTTGATCTTGGAACTTTGGCACTGGAACTGGTCGAGGAGTTGAGAGAGTGGGATACGGAACGCGAGGTAGCATTTCATAACGAAGGGGATCTTGGGATTCATGCCGATAAAGGGCTGTTTCGCTCACTGATGCAAAACCTGCTCTCCAATGCCTGGAAATTTTCATCCGACCGGAAACCGGCTCAAATCAAGGTGGGCTCTACAGTACATAAGAATCGGAAAACATATTACGTTCAGGATAACGGAGTCGGTTTCGATATGAAATTTGCGGGGAAACTCTTCAGGGCATTTCAGCGACTTCATAGCGAAAAAAAGTTCGAAGGAACCGGCATCGGCCTGGCTACGGTTCAGCGCATAATCAACCGGCATGGGGGACGAATCTGGGCTGAGAGCAAACCGGAAAAGGGAGCAACCTTCTATTTTTATCTAACAGAAAACAAACCGCAGGAGACCAAGTGA